From a single Lates calcarifer isolate ASB-BC8 linkage group LG12, TLL_Latcal_v3, whole genome shotgun sequence genomic region:
- the brk1 gene encoding probable protein BRICK1, with amino-acid sequence MNAELSCDSSNMAGQEDPVQREIHQDWANREYIEVITSSIKKIADFLNSFDMSCRSRLATLNEKLTALERRIEYIEARVTKGETLT; translated from the exons ATGAACGCAGAGCTAAGCTGCGACTCGTCCAACATGGCTGGCCAGGAAGATCCAGTGCAAAGAGAGATTCACCAAGACTGGGCGAATCGAGAGTATATAGAAGTAATTACAAGCAGTATCAAAAAAATCGCCGACTTTCTTAACTCATTCG ATATGTCTTGTCGATCCCGTCTGGCCACTCTCAACGAGAAGCTGACAGCGTTGGAGAGGAGGATTGAATATATTGAGGCGAGA GTGACAAAAGGAGAGACCTTAACCTAG
- the LOC108889988 gene encoding glutathione peroxidase 1: MNELHSRYSSKGLVILGVPCNQFGHQENCKNDEILRSLKYVRPGNGFEPKFQLLEKVNVNGNDAHPLFVYLKEKLPFPSDDAMALMTDPKFIIWSPVCRSDVSWNFEKFLVSPDGEPYKRYSRNFLTIDIEADIQDLLKSVK; the protein is encoded by the exons ATGAACGAGCTTCACTCTCGTTACTCCAGCAAGGGGCTCGTTATCCTGGGTGTTCCCTGCAATCAGTTTGGACATCAG gaGAACTGCAAGAATGATGAAATCCTAAGATCTCTGAAGTATGTCCGTCCAGGGAATGGCTTTGAACCAAAGTTCCAGCTCCTTGAGAAGGTGAACGTGAATGGAAACGATGCACATCCcttgtttgtttatctgaaGGAAAAGCTGCCATTTCCCAGTGATGATGCCATGGCTCTCATGACTGATCCCAAGTTCATCATTTGGAGCCCAGTGTGTAGAAGTGACGTCTCCTGGAACTTTGAGAAGTTCCTGGTCAGTCCTGACGGAGAGCCCTACAAGCGCTACAGCAGAAATTTCCTCACCATTGATATTGAGGCAGATATTCAAGATTTACTCAAGAGCGTCAAGTAA
- the rbm5 gene encoding RNA-binding protein 5, with the protein MGADKRISRTERSGRYGSDQSRDESDWRDRRERDQERDHNMRRWGEERRSDRYEGGDRRGSRDSPEQRERKRRNSDRSEDGYHSDGDYPEQDYRRDPGDEKKSKTIMLGGLSPHVTEDDIRFAIDQLEGPQPVDVRLMKKKTGISRGFAFVDFYHLQDATRWMETNQKRLTIQGKSVDMHYSHPRNKYEDWLCNTCGLYNFRRRLKCFRCGAAKAESETGSNTGVSETQPSGDFYGDTIILRNIAPLTTVEAIMTALAPYANLSSNNIRLIKDKQTGQNRGFAFVQLSSPLEASQLLTILQGLQPPLKLDGKTIGVDYAKSARKDLLLPDGNRVSAFSVASTAIAAAQWSSSQPQQSSEGMSEYSYLQEGYTPMSQDYQTFYQQGAGASTSQGNGILGAAPGVKIVPTAAGVVISQSAQVYQPHIIAQPAVQALPLAQQLEVKPQTGHLSGIEAASVPVVPVVAATVTATSTVTASGQTADTSTAVPDTSTYQYDESSGYYYDPQTGLYYDPNTHYYYNSQTQQYLYWDSEKQTYVPAPSDTNAGQNDNASGSAATGSKESKEGKEKKEKPKSKTAQQIAKDMERWAKSLNKQKENFRSSFQPISQEERKEAAAADAGYTLFEKKQAGSLDRLMPEMPRGLEEEPPTSSVNTSKCGLVAAYSGDSDPEEGGAEPDSGDIGQDKLTDWKKLACLLCRRQFPNKESLIRHQQLSDLHKKNLEVLRRSKLTEAELEELERKETEMKYRDRAAERREKYGIPEPPVPKKKKFNQPPPVINYEQPTKDGLNSDNIGNKMLQAMGWKEGKGLGRNQQGITAPIEAQLRTKGAGLGTKGTNYTLSASDTYKDAVRKAMFARFTELE; encoded by the exons ATGGGAGCCGATAAAAG GATTAGCCGGACAGAACGTAGCGGTAGATATGGCTCTGACCAGTCCCGCGATGAATCAGATTGGCGTGACAGACGAGAGAGGGATCAAGAGCGTGATCATAACATGCGCCGCTGGGGGGAAGAGAGACGCAGCGACCGTTACGAAGGAGGAGATCGTCGAGGCTCGAGAGACAGTCCAGAG caaagagaaagGAAGCGACGCAACAGTGATAGATCAGAAGATGGTTATCACTCTGATGGCGACTACCCAGAACAGGATTACAGAAGAGATCCGGGGGACGAGAAGAAGAGCAAGACCATCATGCTCGGGGGTCTGTCTCCTCATGTCACTGAGGATGAT atTCGTTTTGCCATAGACCAACTGGAGGGACCCCAGCCAGTGGATGTCAGGctgatgaagaagaaaacag GTATAAGCCGTGGTTTCGCCTTCGTGGACTTTTATCACTTGCAAGATGCTACCCGATGGATGGAGACCAATCAG AAACGTCTGACCATCCAAGGCAAAAGCGTGGACATGCACTACAGTCACCCCAGAAACAAGTATGAAGACTGGCTCTGCAACACT TGTGGCCTGTACAATTTCCGGAGGAGGCTGAAGTGCTTCAGGTGTGGAGCAGCCAAAGCTG AAAGTGAAACCGGCAGTAATACTGGAGTCTCTGAAACTCAACCAAGTGGAGATTTCTATGGCGACA CAATCATCCTGAGAAATATTGCTCCCCTGACCACTGTGGAAGCCATCATGACAGCCCTGGCTCCGTATGCTAATCTGTCATCTAACAACATTCGCCTCATCAAAGACAAGCAGACAGGCCAGAACAGAGGTTTTGCCTTTGTGCAGCTGTCCTCCCCTCTG GAGGCCTCTCAGCTGCTAACCATCTTACAGGGGCTGCAGCCTCCTCTAAAACTGGATGGAAAAACAATTGGGGTGGATTATGCTAAGAGTGCTAGAAA GGACCTTTTACTGCCAGATGGGAATCGTGTCAGTGCCTTCTCTGTGGCCAGCACAGCCATCGCTGCAGCCCAGTGGTCCTCAAGTCAG CCACAACAGAGCTCAGAGGGAATGTCAGAGTACAGCTACCTGCAAGAAGGCTATACTCCAATGTCACAG GACTATCAGACATTTTACCAGCAAGGAGCAGGAGCCAGCACCTCACAAGGAAATGGAATTCTAGGAG CCGCCCCAGGTGTAAAGATTGTTCCAACTGCAGCTGGAGTAGTGATCTCACAGAGTGCACAAGTCTACCAACCCCATATAATTGCTCAGCCTGCTGTTCAG GCACTGCCGCTTGCTCAGCAGCTAGAGGTAAAACCCCAGACGGGACATCTCTCAGGCATTGAAGCTGCATCTGTGCCCGTTGTCCCTGTAGTCGCTGCCACTGTTACCGCTACCAGTACAGTAACAGCCTCTGGGCAGACAGCTGACACCAGCACCG CTGTTCCTGATACATCCACCTATCAGTATGATGAGTCCTCTGGCTACTATTATGACCCTCAAACTGGTCTCTACTATGacccaaacacacat TATTACTACAACTCTCAGACCCAGCAGTATCTGTACTGGGACAGTGAGAAGCAGACATACGTTCCAGCCCCAAGTGACACAAATGCTGGACAAAATGACAACGCAAGTGGCTCTGCAGCAACAGGAAGCAAAGAATCTAAAGAAGGcaaggagaaaaaggaaaagccCAAAAGCAAGACAGCACAACAG attgCTAAAGACATGGAGCGATGGGCTAAAAGTCTCAACAAGCAGAAAGAGAACTTTAGGAGCAGCTTTCAGCCTATTAGtcaagaggagaggaaggaggcagcagctgctgatgctgGCTACACGCTGTTTGAAAAGAAG caggCAGGAAGTCTGGACAGACTCATGCCAGAGATGCCAAGGGGCCTTGAGGAGGAGCCACCAACCAGCTCAGTCAACACCTCCAAG TGTGGCCTTGTGGCAGCCTACAGTGGAGACAGTGACCCTGAGGAGGGTGGAGCAGAGCCCGACAGTGGCGACATAGGCCAAGACAAGCTGACAGACTGGAAGAAGCTGGCCTGCCTGCTGTGTCGGAGACAGTTTCCCAATAAAGAAAGTCTAATTCGACATCAGCAACTCTCTGACCTCCACAAG AAAAACCTGGAGGTTCTCCGCCGGTCCAAACTGACTGAAGCAGAGCTGGAAGAGTTGGAAAGGAAAGAGACCGAG ATGAAATATAGAGACAGAGCAGccgagaggagagaaaaatatggAATCCCTGAACCCCCAGTGCcgaaaaagaagaaatttaaCCAACCACCACCAGTCAT TAATTATGAGCAGCCCACTAAGGACGGCTTAAACAGTGACAATATTGGGAACAAAATGCTGCAGGCCATGGGCTGGAAGGAGGGGAAAGGACTTGGTCGCAACCAGCAGGGCATCACTGCACCAATTGAG GCACAGTTGAGAACAAAAGGAGCTGGACTTGGTACTAAAGGCACCAACTACACCCTCTCCGCTTCAGACACGTACAAAGACGCAGTCCGCAAAGCCATGTTCGCTCGCTTTACTGAGCTGGAATGA